One Thauera sp. K11 DNA window includes the following coding sequences:
- the queD gene encoding 6-carboxytetrahydropterin synthase QueD: MRITRRLEFDAGHRIPDHASQCRHLHGHRYAIEVTLSGEIIKADGLPVNGMVMDFADVKRIANELVVSQWDHAFLVYRGDTLVADFLASVPGHKTVVLDVVPTAENLAAEAFRILDPAYRDTYGNHLRLERVRLYETPNCWADAVRG; this comes from the coding sequence ATGCGCATCACCCGCCGTCTCGAATTCGATGCCGGACACCGGATCCCGGATCACGCCAGCCAGTGCCGCCATCTGCACGGCCACCGCTATGCGATCGAGGTCACGCTGTCGGGCGAGATCATCAAGGCCGACGGGCTGCCGGTCAATGGCATGGTGATGGACTTCGCCGACGTCAAGCGGATCGCGAACGAACTGGTGGTCAGCCAGTGGGACCACGCCTTCCTGGTCTATCGCGGCGACACCCTGGTCGCCGACTTCCTCGCCAGCGTGCCGGGCCACAAGACGGTGGTGCTCGACGTCGTGCCCACCGCCGAGAACCTCGCCGCCGAAGCCTTCCGCATCCTCGACCCGGCCTACCGCGACACCTACGGCAACCATCTGCGCCTGGAACGGGTGCGGCTGTACGAAACGCCCAACTGCTGGGCCGACGCGGTCCGCGGCTGA
- a CDS encoding radical SAM protein, whose product MISDSSRAARPLSVRDHDRDLAGLTYVYPVLSRRAGGVSVGINLNPNNACNWHCAYCQVPGLVRGKAPVIDLEVLEAELRGFLHDLVHGDGLRRLAPEGARVICDIAFSGNGEPTSAEAFPQVVERVLALRDEFGLGARTDAEPVPVRLITNGSLMAQARVQQGVSRLGEAGGEVWFKVDAGTTAAIERINGVHLAPDVLARHLARCAGLCATWVQTCMFRWDGAAPSDDDVEAYLEVLRQAGIHRLRGVLLYGIARPSMQPEAVRLSPLAPEDLEAIGERIKKEGLTVRVSP is encoded by the coding sequence ATGATTTCCGACTCCTCCCGCGCTGCCCGGCCGCTTTCGGTGCGCGATCACGACCGCGATCTCGCCGGCCTGACCTACGTCTATCCGGTGCTGTCGCGGCGTGCCGGCGGCGTGTCGGTCGGCATCAACCTCAACCCGAACAATGCCTGCAACTGGCATTGCGCCTACTGCCAGGTGCCCGGCCTCGTGCGCGGCAAGGCGCCCGTCATCGATCTGGAAGTGCTCGAAGCCGAACTGCGCGGCTTCCTGCACGATCTCGTACATGGCGACGGGCTGCGGCGCCTTGCGCCCGAAGGCGCACGCGTGATCTGCGACATCGCGTTTTCCGGCAACGGCGAGCCGACGAGCGCGGAGGCGTTTCCGCAGGTGGTGGAACGCGTGCTCGCGCTGCGTGACGAATTTGGCCTCGGCGCACGGACGGACGCGGAGCCGGTGCCCGTGCGCCTGATCACCAACGGCAGCCTGATGGCGCAGGCCCGCGTGCAGCAGGGCGTGAGCCGGCTGGGCGAGGCGGGCGGCGAGGTCTGGTTCAAGGTGGACGCCGGCACGACGGCGGCGATCGAGCGGATCAACGGCGTCCACCTCGCGCCGGATGTGCTGGCGCGCCATCTCGCGCGCTGCGCCGGACTGTGCGCCACCTGGGTGCAGACCTGCATGTTCCGCTGGGACGGCGCGGCGCCGTCGGACGACGACGTGGAGGCTTATCTCGAGGTGCTGCGGCAGGCCGGCATCCACCGGCTGCGCGGCGTGCTGCTCTACGGCATCGCGCGGCCGTCGATGCAGCCCGAGGCGGTGCGGCTGTCGCCGCTTGCGCCCGAAGATCTCGAAGCCATCGGCGAGCGCATCAAAAAAGAAGGGCTGACGGTCCGCGTCAGCCCTTGA
- a CDS encoding helix-turn-helix domain-containing protein, giving the protein MKGTDKIDVREIRRKLGLNQSQFWSKIGVTQSGGSRYESGRNIPRPVQALLRLVHIEQIDIDKVKKDDVDVAEYLKATNPDLYKSLKKEARAKRRER; this is encoded by the coding sequence ATGAAAGGCACCGACAAGATCGACGTTCGCGAAATCCGCCGCAAGCTCGGCCTGAACCAATCGCAGTTCTGGTCGAAGATCGGCGTGACGCAAAGCGGCGGCTCCCGCTACGAAAGCGGCCGCAATATCCCGCGCCCCGTGCAGGCCCTGCTGCGACTGGTGCATATCGAGCAGATCGACATCGACAAGGTCAAGAAGGACGACGTGGATGTCGCGGAATACCTGAAGGCGACCAATCCGGATCTGTACAAGTCGCTCAAAAAGGAAGCCCGCGCGAAGCGCAGGGAACGCTGA
- a CDS encoding aspartate kinase, which yields MALIVQKYGGTSVGSPDRIKNVARKVAKFRAEGHQVVVVVSAMSGETNRLIALTKDVAANPNPRELDVVISTGEQVTIGLLCMALEDIGVHAKSYTGAQVKILTDSMHTKARILNIDEAPIRRDLDEGKVVVVAGFQGVDEHGSITTLGRGGSDTTGVALAAALGADECQIYTDVDGVYTTDPRIVAEARKLDTITFEEMLEMASLGSKVLQIRSVEFAGKYKVKLRVLSSFEEGGEGTLITVEEDNNMEQPVISGIAFNRDEAKLTVLGVPDKPGIAYQILGPVADANIDVDMIIQNVGHDGTTDFSFTVGRADLERAVKVLEGVKTHIGARAVEADKTNCKVSVVGVGMRSHPGVASRMFRTLAEEGINIQMISTSEIKISVVIDEKYLELAVRVLHKAFGLDLAA from the coding sequence ATGGCACTGATAGTTCAGAAGTACGGCGGTACCTCGGTAGGCAGCCCCGACCGCATCAAGAACGTCGCGCGCAAGGTCGCGAAGTTCCGTGCCGAGGGGCATCAGGTGGTGGTGGTCGTGTCCGCGATGAGTGGCGAGACCAATCGCCTGATCGCGCTGACGAAGGACGTGGCCGCGAATCCGAATCCGCGCGAGCTGGACGTCGTCATCTCCACGGGCGAGCAGGTCACGATCGGCCTGCTGTGCATGGCCCTCGAGGACATCGGCGTGCATGCAAAGAGCTACACCGGCGCGCAGGTCAAGATCCTGACCGACTCGATGCACACCAAGGCGCGCATCCTGAACATCGACGAAGCGCCGATACGCCGGGATCTCGACGAGGGCAAGGTCGTCGTCGTCGCCGGCTTCCAGGGCGTGGACGAGCACGGCAGCATCACCACGCTCGGCCGCGGCGGCTCGGACACCACCGGCGTGGCGCTGGCCGCCGCGCTCGGTGCCGACGAGTGCCAGATCTATACCGACGTCGATGGCGTCTATACCACCGACCCGCGCATCGTCGCCGAAGCCCGCAAGCTCGACACGATCACCTTCGAGGAGATGCTGGAAATGGCCAGCCTCGGCTCGAAGGTCCTGCAGATCCGCTCGGTGGAATTCGCCGGCAAGTACAAGGTCAAGCTGCGCGTCCTCTCCAGTTTCGAAGAGGGAGGCGAGGGCACGCTCATCACCGTTGAGGAAGACAACAACATGGAACAGCCCGTCATCTCCGGCATCGCCTTCAACCGCGACGAAGCCAAGCTCACCGTGCTCGGCGTGCCCGACAAGCCCGGCATCGCCTACCAGATCCTCGGGCCGGTCGCCGATGCCAACATCGACGTGGACATGATCATCCAGAACGTCGGCCACGACGGCACGACGGACTTCTCGTTCACCGTCGGCCGCGCCGATCTCGAGAGGGCCGTGAAGGTTCTCGAAGGCGTGAAGACCCACATCGGCGCCCGCGCGGTCGAGGCCGACAAGACCAACTGCAAGGTCTCGGTGGTGGGCGTCGGCATGCGCTCGCACCCGGGGGTGGCCTCCAGGATGTTCCGCACGCTGGCCGAGGAAGGCATCAACATCCAGATGATCTCCACCTCCGAGATCAAGATTTCCGTCGTCATCGACGAGAAATACCTGGAACTGGCGGTACGCGTGCTGCACAAGGCTTTCGGCCTGGATCTGGCCGCCTGA
- a CDS encoding type II asparaginase, whose protein sequence is MHPDSLPPAGGAFPSPLPAALPRIALLGTGGTIAASARDAVQLHDYRVTEGVDAILAAVPQVRELAEVHCEQLMNVESHEIDDAGLLAIARRVQALLDDDGIDGVVLTHGTDTLEETAYFLNLVLDSAKPVVIVGAMRPASALSADGPLNLLNAFRLATCAEAAGKGVLVMLNDRIGAARHVTKMHTTATDAFFSVEQGSLGEIAGGVVHFFNAPTRRHTVHSEFSLADIGELPQVDIIFDHLGAGTHLYRAAIAAGARGIVLAATGNGSLSPSARQGAEEAKRHGVAFVRASRVGQGVVTDSADDAVLGTIAANSLNPQKARLLLMLALCVTRDTDAIRECFRRY, encoded by the coding sequence ATGCATCCGGACTCGCTGCCGCCCGCGGGCGGCGCTTTCCCGTCGCCGCTGCCCGCGGCGCTTCCCCGCATCGCGCTGCTTGGCACCGGCGGCACCATCGCCGCGTCCGCGCGGGATGCGGTCCAACTGCACGACTACCGGGTCACCGAGGGCGTCGACGCCATCCTGGCGGCGGTGCCGCAGGTCCGCGAACTGGCCGAGGTGCATTGCGAACAGTTGATGAACGTCGAGAGCCACGAGATCGACGACGCCGGGCTGCTCGCGATCGCGCGCCGCGTCCAGGCGCTGCTCGACGACGATGGGATCGATGGCGTGGTGCTCACCCACGGCACCGATACGCTGGAAGAGACCGCCTATTTCCTCAACCTGGTGCTGGACAGCGCCAAGCCGGTGGTGATCGTCGGCGCGATGCGTCCGGCGAGCGCGCTCAGCGCCGACGGCCCGCTGAACCTGCTCAATGCGTTCCGCCTCGCGACCTGTGCGGAAGCGGCCGGCAAGGGTGTGCTGGTGATGCTCAACGACCGCATCGGCGCGGCGCGCCACGTGACCAAGATGCATACCACCGCCACCGACGCCTTCTTCTCCGTGGAGCAGGGCAGCCTGGGCGAGATCGCGGGGGGCGTGGTGCATTTCTTCAATGCGCCGACGCGGCGGCACACGGTACACAGCGAGTTCTCGCTGGCGGACATCGGCGAACTGCCGCAGGTCGACATCATCTTCGACCACCTGGGCGCGGGCACGCACCTGTATCGCGCGGCGATCGCGGCCGGAGCGCGGGGCATCGTGCTGGCGGCCACCGGCAACGGCAGCCTGTCGCCGTCGGCGCGGCAGGGGGCGGAGGAGGCGAAGCGCCACGGCGTGGCCTTCGTGCGCGCGAGCCGGGTGGGGCAGGGGGTGGTGACCGATTCCGCCGACGATGCGGTGCTCGGCACCATCGCCGCGAACTCCCTCAACCCGCAGAAGGCGAGGCTCCTGCTGATGCTGGCCTTGTGCGTCACGCGGGACACGGATGCGATCCGCGAATGTTTCCGCCGCTACTGA
- a CDS encoding alpha/beta fold hydrolase gives MKTVSINGVELEYVRLRSAHAREGAPPIVFLHEGLGSISMWRDFPQKVADATGCEAVVYSRAGYGRSGPEPRPRTARYLHEQGLDVLPALLAKLGIERPILLGHSDGGSIALICAGGTGTPLAGIAIMAPHVMVEDISLHGIRLARQAYLDTDLRERLGKYHAQVDAVFWAWNDVWLSPAFRDWNIEEYLPRIACPIMAIQGEDDEYGTMEQLDRIAAQARDVDLVKLADCRHSPHKDQEQAVIDAVAGFVERVAGG, from the coding sequence ATGAAGACCGTCAGCATCAATGGTGTCGAACTCGAATACGTGCGCCTGCGTTCCGCGCATGCACGGGAGGGTGCGCCGCCCATCGTGTTCCTGCATGAAGGGCTCGGTTCGATCTCGATGTGGCGCGACTTTCCGCAGAAGGTCGCCGATGCGACGGGTTGCGAGGCGGTCGTGTATTCACGCGCCGGCTACGGCCGTTCGGGCCCCGAGCCGCGGCCCCGCACCGCGCGCTACCTGCACGAACAGGGGCTGGACGTGCTGCCGGCCCTGCTCGCGAAGCTGGGCATCGAGCGTCCCATCCTCCTGGGGCACTCGGACGGCGGCTCGATCGCGCTGATCTGCGCCGGCGGTACCGGCACGCCGCTTGCCGGCATCGCCATCATGGCGCCGCACGTCATGGTGGAGGACATCTCCCTCCACGGCATCCGGCTGGCGCGGCAAGCCTATCTCGACACCGACCTGCGGGAGCGGCTGGGCAAATACCATGCGCAGGTCGACGCGGTCTTCTGGGCGTGGAACGACGTCTGGCTCAGCCCCGCCTTCCGCGACTGGAACATCGAGGAATACCTGCCGCGCATCGCCTGCCCGATCATGGCCATCCAGGGCGAGGACGACGAGTACGGCACCATGGAACAGCTCGATCGCATCGCCGCGCAGGCCCGCGACGTGGATCTGGTGAAGCTGGCCGACTGCCGGCACTCGCCGCACAAGGATCAGGAGCAGGCGGTGATCGACGCGGTGGCCGGCTTCGTGGAGCGTGTCGCGGGCGGTTGA